A region from the Dehalococcoides mccartyi CG5 genome encodes:
- the tilS gene encoding tRNA lysidine(34) synthetase TilS: MDNTEILTERVSKYIKKQGLVSAGDEILLAVSGGPDSVCMLYIMHKLSREMGFSLRLAHLNHGLRAEESDRDAAYVTELASALGLPLCQQKVSVKAYQAEHHLSLEEAAREMRYAFLCRTAAEFGSAAVAVGHTLDDNIETVMLHLVRGSGTRGLQGLRPVLNRTIAGAGCLRVIRPLLCLGRAETQVYCREAGLLPRQDITNLSTEPLRNRIRLEVLPLLKTINPAFEETILRTAFIAGEEMALLDEVTSQMKAELVIRQDDVLMIEKIEMQRLHPALKRNLLRQMMEELLGGLKDIEARHIENIVQTMDKPAGRRIDLPYKLVFQVDYEHYLLGWGIDELCPYPPCQGEYRLGVGTETFLDGWVVKTEILPSPIGLDLSESSLVAYLDMDKAGTDLIVRTRAEGDQFQPLGMEDAKSLKEFMIDNKIPRNWRARVPLLISSKEILWLVGYRIGESAKVDENTRRVLRVEFRLLG, encoded by the coding sequence TTGGACAATACCGAGATTTTAACAGAACGGGTAAGTAAATATATAAAAAAACAGGGACTGGTTTCAGCCGGCGACGAAATATTGCTGGCAGTTTCCGGCGGACCTGACTCCGTTTGTATGCTTTACATAATGCATAAACTAAGCAGGGAAATGGGTTTCAGTTTGCGGCTGGCACATCTGAATCACGGTCTGCGGGCAGAAGAATCTGACCGTGATGCCGCCTATGTAACCGAACTGGCAAGTGCTTTGGGATTACCCCTTTGCCAGCAGAAAGTCAGTGTCAAGGCTTATCAGGCTGAACACCACCTGTCACTGGAAGAAGCCGCCCGCGAAATGCGTTACGCTTTTCTCTGCCGAACCGCGGCCGAATTCGGTTCAGCAGCAGTAGCGGTAGGACATACCCTGGACGACAATATTGAAACCGTTATGCTCCACCTTGTTAGGGGTAGCGGAACCCGCGGACTTCAAGGACTCAGGCCGGTTTTAAACCGAACCATAGCCGGTGCAGGCTGTCTAAGGGTAATCCGCCCTTTACTGTGTCTTGGCCGGGCAGAAACTCAAGTGTACTGCCGCGAAGCTGGGCTTTTGCCCAGACAGGATATTACGAACCTGAGCACAGAACCTCTGCGAAACCGAATACGCCTTGAGGTATTGCCTCTGTTAAAGACAATTAACCCCGCCTTTGAGGAAACTATACTCCGTACTGCTTTTATTGCGGGTGAGGAAATGGCTCTGCTGGATGAGGTTACATCCCAGATGAAAGCCGAATTGGTAATCCGCCAAGACGATGTGCTTATGATTGAAAAAATAGAGATGCAGCGGCTTCATCCGGCACTTAAGCGAAACCTTTTACGCCAGATGATGGAAGAACTGCTGGGCGGGTTGAAGGATATAGAAGCCCGTCACATAGAGAACATTGTCCAGACCATGGATAAGCCTGCCGGGCGGCGGATAGACCTGCCATATAAGCTGGTTTTTCAGGTAGATTATGAACATTATTTGCTGGGCTGGGGGATTGACGAACTCTGTCCATACCCGCCTTGTCAGGGGGAATACAGGCTGGGAGTGGGGACGGAAACTTTTCTGGACGGCTGGGTAGTAAAAACTGAAATACTGCCTTCGCCGATAGGTCTGGATTTAAGTGAAAGCAGTCTGGTAGCCTATCTGGATATGGATAAAGCCGGGACTGACCTGATAGTTCGTACCCGCGCCGAGGGTGACCAGTTTCAGCCGCTGGGTATGGAAGACGCCAAGAGCCTGAAGGAATTTATGATAGACAATAAGATTCCCCGAAACTGGCGGGCCAGAGTACCCCTGCTTATATCCAGCAAGGAAAT
- a CDS encoding histidine phosphatase family protein — MTRIYLIRHGETDWNNKRRLQGGLSDTPLNENGLRQTRSLALRLKDEKLSAIYASPLSRAKVTAEVIALEHGLAINTAPDLREIEAGEFEGVDMGSTNMKVTELFTEPHPEGGLPRIPGGESLTDVQTRAWRVITKIAADHPDQNVAVVCHYFVILSIICKVLDLPLEKMGNFRLHIGSLSLIEFKGNQAYLALFNENGFHQDSRCI, encoded by the coding sequence ATGACCAGAATATACTTGATTCGGCATGGAGAAACGGACTGGAATAATAAGCGCCGTTTGCAGGGCGGGTTGAGTGATACCCCCCTTAATGAAAACGGCCTTCGCCAGACCCGTAGTCTGGCACTTCGGCTCAAAGATGAAAAACTGTCTGCCATATATGCCAGCCCTCTTAGCCGGGCAAAAGTAACCGCCGAAGTGATTGCACTTGAGCACGGTCTTGCCATCAATACCGCACCTGACCTCAGGGAGATAGAGGCAGGCGAGTTTGAAGGTGTTGACATGGGCAGTACCAATATGAAGGTTACAGAGCTGTTTACCGAACCCCATCCTGAGGGCGGCTTGCCCCGCATTCCCGGCGGCGAATCCCTTACCGATGTTCAGACCCGCGCATGGCGGGTTATCACCAAAATAGCCGCAGACCATCCTGACCAGAATGTGGCCGTGGTCTGTCATTATTTCGTGATACTCTCCATTATTTGCAAGGTGCTTGATTTGCCTTTGGAAAAAATGGGCAATTTCAGGCTTCACATCGGCAGTCTAAGTCTGATAGAGTTTAAGGGCAACCAAGCTTATCTGGCACTTTTTAATGAAAATGGCTTTCACCAGGACAGCCGTTGTATTTGA